The genomic segment ctcataagacTTACATATCTTTCCAAGTAGTATTTTAggctacatattaacattgaatcaggggatatCCATCACcctcagtgttgtcctcccttcatccctgttcccaagcatatatccctttcttcctcctttatcccccagaatgctagtttaactaaaagcatatatgttaacactaatgtaaacctttttttttttttgcagttccagatatttttactagtggtttcctaaaggtttagagtcaaaggagcactgtataaacactgttagagtggcaattattgtttgcatgggcccaccaaagtatgagggtcaaggaaaggaaaaacttttggcctaagtaccaAGGaggaccttacccctgaagtttccctgacataagaccatttctcagactccagacaaactagtttgtccaatcctgttggacctgagcttttatccccaAACTggtctttttcttctagaatttttataCAAGCAAGACACCAAAATAAGTGAAATTAATATATActaatgaaatgaaaaatttaaaataaagatagaaaaattaaaaaaataatgaataaaaatgggaTGGAGGAGGTTACCCAATaacttggaaataaacacactaagaggcaTAGCTATTGAGGTGttaaacatacaaggaaaatacagatattcccattaagtctttgagatattcttgggtgggggtgagatccagggcacattttcatcccacactatGGTCTTATTgtgtttgagaaatggtttgcagcagtaaagaATCATGTAGGATCCTTGAGGATCCTTCTGgtgctgaatctggtagcatgcaacagtccacatttgggggcaTGTATGAGAAGAAGGGAATGATGATTGCAGCTTCTTCCCAAGCCCCGAGATGACTGAGAGGaagctttgggagctgggtggtggcttgttggggcaggagatcagtcttggtacctaatgagttaagaactgagggataagagggttaaatagggggaGATAACAGATCAAGATTGGGGAGGGGATGAGAGAATAGGAGTTCTGAAGGGAGGCAGAAGGGATAATATGTATGGGGTGCTTTATACAATACAGTATAGGCATAGATTGTTTGCAGTATAGTTTGGGCAAAGAGTAGTAGTCCATTATATACtaactcatgcccacttatagacagattcataagttgttgttggaggcctgaccctcataggatgggtctgagcacttaagaaataattgaattaagaaaagataaataaatggctaAGATAtagatttggagagaaagaataaaaatcaaataaaagggaaagaaataaagtaaaaataagtaaaaacaaattgGGCTGGTATGTAGGGTtgggaaggttttccaatttctaggcgaTTTACCGATGACATGGGTGaattttgctaaatgaagctttcagggttagattgtggcTGGAGCATTTCAGGATAAGtgtaattttcacatctagagtactcaGCGATATGGTAGTGAGCATTATAGTAggtgtctaccctatgtagtcTTATCCGCCGCGTCTTGTTCAACGAGgtttcttttctaaaaagaaacTGTCAGCATGGGTTTTATGGTATAATACTAACATATGTTGAATTGAAgcagatgaaagaagaaaaggaaaaaagaaaaacagaaaaagggataatagtaatttgcataaATGTACTCATGAGTGGGATTTGTAACATACTCTGTGTTGCACAGTTGTCTGTTCCAGTGGTCTAAGTGGTCATATGTTATAGGGACCTGGACATTTTTATGCAACCAGGTTTTAAAAAATACTCCAGGAAAGATTTTAGGTAGATCTGAATTTGTCCACAATCCAGGATAGGGATTCTCGATGAAATATTATTGCAATTTTTTTGCGCTATACAACTCTACTACTCGAATTGATCCCCTTATTCCCTGgttttgaaatgaaaaagaaaaaaatggtccaACTTGTTGCCACTTGTACCTTGCTGCAAAAGACCCTCCTTTAAGGGCAGCTTGTCAGTAATTCCGTGTAAATCGAATTGCACCTCCCTCCCCCAACAGTTGATTAAGTTACTAGTATTTGTCGAATTCCTCCTACTTCATAAGACTGGGAGAGGTGATAACAGAATTCAGCTTCACACACCACCAATATGGTACTGGCATCCTCTAGCTTACAGTAGGAGAAGCTGGAGCATTGCTACTTCATCTGGCAGGTGAAAACAGAATGATGCAGTGACTGCAACTTGTCTGCAAATAGACTCCCTGATTATCAGCCTCCCTGGATGCCCAAGATCCATGGAAGTGTTGCAGTGGAGTCCTTGGAAGCCTGTAGCTGATGGATGGGAATGCAGCTTAGAAAGCCTTAATGCTATGACCTTTCAGGAGCCTGCCAGTGGGCCATCAAGTGGAAGACATGCCAGGCTGAGTCAGCCTCACCTTGTGGGAGAAGTTTCTGGAGCAAGTGAAGACGGAGGGGGAAAGCGCTTCACTTGGGGAGAACCTGTTTGACTTTTAGATCTGGTTactgtgaaaaacaaaaacaaacaggaagatgtcaattaaaatttttaattttcctttaaagGTAGTAAGTGTAAAAAATGGGGGTTATGGGGTGGGTTTTGCTCTTGGAGAATAAAAGTTTTCTGGGAGGAAAACATTCCTAatagatttaattaaaatacatttccCTGTGAAAGATACAGAACCAGTAATAAGTGTGTAGAACCCTGTCTTTGAGACTAAAAGTAGATAATGGGCATGGTAGAATTGATGTAACATGGCGAGTGTTAAGTTTGGTGGAGAAAGCAGGTAGGAGGAAGAATTAAGAATTGTTTATAGTCTAAGTCACAGACTGATGTGCCATCAACGTAAGAAAGTtagctattttaaaataagtaactgAATCActgttaacttaaaaaaatttttttatttgggttgtGGGATGcagcacacctgacagtgcttacttctagctctggaTTTAGAGATCACTTTTGACAATACTTGAGGACCATTGTGGCACTGGggttggaacctgggtcagtattGTGCAAGGTCATGTGCCttaatcattgtactatctctccaagtcTCAGGTGTTAGCTTTAGGGATAAAaatcacctttttcttttctctgataaTCCCGATGATTACTCTTATGTTTTTCTATACATATTTGAAGCTAACAAGAATGTTCTAGAAGTTTTTGAATAATCAAGTTTGCAGCAGGTGTTTTTTACATATGTGAGGCTAACCGCTAGTTCAGAAGAGATATCTTTGTCATAAGATTTCAGACCTTTTAGAACCGCGACTTAGAACTGATGGCCTTTTCTATGTCTTTAGTCATTGAGGGTGAGTATGAGAAAAGTGgcaaatatttctgttttctgcCTCACAGATATTTGTGTTTGATTTCTGGGACATGGGCTACTTGCTGGTGAACAGGGTttatctctggctctgcactcaagaattattcctgatagtgctcaggagaccataagaagCTGTTGGTTACATGTAAGACAGACCTTTGTCTGTGTAATAGATTGTAATAGTTTATCTAGATGATATAGAATATATATCTgtaataatagatatttttgaaTCCTCTCAGGGTTCTAGAAAAACCATTTTCTATAGTATAAATAGTCAGGCAACCACGGTAACTTTCACAACCTCCCCAGGAATTGCCCCAGTATGttgtaccaggggtcctcaaactttttaaacagggggccagttcactgtccctcagaccattggagggtctgactatagtaaaaacaacttATGAacattcttatgcacactgcatatatcttattttgcaatgaagaaacaaaacagatacaaatacaatatgtggcccgcgggccatagtttgaggaccactgttagtcCTTTGGTGGTATATGTAAATTCCTAAGTGGCCATTAGAATAAGAGGTAAGTGGAATCAAGTTGAATTAGTCCAGTCTACTTTCTCTTTTAGAATGAACCTTATGCTCCCAATCACTGAAGACTAAAATAGTTTGGTTGGAATGATAGCTCAATGTACATGCTGCGCATGTAGGAGCCCTGGGATTGAATACCATCACCTTTTGGTTCCTTGAGGaccctgtggcccaaaagccctaaaaaaatataaactagtcAAAAAGACTAAAAGATGCTTTTCTGTCACATCTTAAAGCAGCACTAGTATAAACACAAACTATTTGAGTGAAAGGTTTCACTTTTTAAGTATAAGGACAGTGATGAGACCCCTTTTGCCTTATGACCTTTTTTTCAGCGGGTAGAGTTTTTACAGTTCTGATTTCTGAGAATAATAGAACTTCTGAGACTTTTAAAGCTATTCCAATTCCAACCCTTAGAATCATTTTGTGATCTTAGGATTTCACTATCTAGTCCTGTGAATGGACAGTCAAGAACCCCAAAACTACTCGATAGGGTATCTATGTATGCATTTTCTAGAGGTAGATCCAGACACTCATCAGATCTTAAAAGGATCTAAGACTTAGGAAAAAGTGACAGCTTAATATTTTGTACTCTCCAGGTTGTCGAGAGCATGttcacaaagacaaaaaatagttttaattaggTGCTTGGAGTAGTGGGGGAGAGCAGCCAAAAATAGAACCTTTGCTTTTGTGAGTCAGGAAGAAATCCAATCTTAAATATCTCTTTCTCTGAGCAACCCAATATGTAAGCTTCTGTCAGATCAGTACACATCAAAAATACTTATATGGATCTTTTCCTTGGGTAAATTTGACAAGCGTGCTTTACTTTTCCTTCACCAGTAccttttttctttgtaatttctaATTTACTGGGATTTGCAATCTATAAAAAGATCCTGTTAGTATAATCAACTTCTTATTAATaagtcatattatatattatgttccaCTGGACGTTTTGGGAGAGCACAAAAAAAATTTCGTGTTGCAGtcacacagtttcttttgcctGTGTTTGTATTCAATGTGCCTGAATCCTGATAGTTAAATACCACAATGCCAAGAGGCTTCATAAGAGGATCATTTTACAGCATTGGAATGCATACCAAATCAAAAAGAGCCCGGGCTCTTTCTCCCTAGAAAGACCATGCTTACAAAATAGTTGAATAACAGTCTTGGCAgtcatcatatttttttttgaaaaaaatttttttaagtggaaaagttattttttagtaGTATTGAAGAATCTAGTGTTttaggttttttaaaaatatatttaattaaagaactatggtttacaaagttattgagtaTTAGGgtattaggcatataatatttcttttctttttttttttttttggtttttgggccacacccggtgatgctcaggggttactcctggctgtctgctcagaaatagttcctggcaggcacgggggaccatatgggacaccgggattcaaaccaaccacctttggtcctggatctgctgcttgcaaggcaaacaccgctgtgctatttctccgagcccggcatataatatttcatcaccaatcccatcaccagtttgATTACCAGTCTTCCCTTACTCCATCGTTCCCCACTTTCCAACCACCTTCCCCTACTacctgcctgccaccttggcCGGGACATACAAGTTTGGTGGCTTCAGATTAGAGCTCATGTTTTTAGTGTTATTGAATCTGTGCTTTGaatatatagctataccactctcccacatcccCAATATTACCGAAGCCCAGACTCTTATTCCcctattatttccctttctcatgttcttttttctctccttattttcttttcttttcttttcttttttctctcctcttcattATGCTctggggcaggggtggggaacaCGCGGCTcttgagccgcatgcggctcccggctcttaacattattttgtatactgtggctctttgccaagtatggattttgttctgctgttcccgcccccaggctgcgtcatcccggctcccatccctcggaaacaactgcatgggccagcgagcgggggacctGTGTGTCCTGTTTTGTCACATCCTGCcgtcagttcttagtgtggaggaagCAGCACACCCTCAACATCACAGCAGGatttttgaccctcactcaaaatggcaaaatgcaatgtgtgtttaatatgttattgttaaaatcatatgcttttgtgtgagtgtttgtctgttttggcaggtcactgcgtagtgtggctctctgactctcacagtttaaaattttggctctttgtgtcgaacttgtttgccacccctgctctgGGGTCGAGTAGTTTAAGCATCTCCCCTTTACTCCATTACATTTccttatacaattattttatataccacagatcagtgaaatcatcctgtgtttgtcgtctgacttacttcattcaacatggtATCTTTCAGTTACAAACATGCTATTGTTATAGCAAATTGCATTATTCATCATTCCTTTTATCTGcagagtattctattgtatatatgtaccacatcttcgtAACCTATTCATTTGTCATTaaacacctaggttgattccatatctttaCTATTGGACTCACCTCAGCAATGAACAGTGGTGTGcacacatccttttgaatgaatgtttttaagtcctaGGGATAGATACCAAAAATGGAATTGCTGTCTTTCATTGAAGCTCAATTCTAAAGttactgaggactctccataacattttttataggaattgaaccagacaacattcccacgaGTAATGGATGAGAATTCACTTTTTCTTTGgtgtttagtttttttcttttttctttttttttcaaaacagtaGGTATATTTGAATGAGTGAAACTTAGTGCCATTCTGAAATTTCTTAATCTGTAAGATCACCTTTAAggtcatttttataaattaagatgTGGATGTTCCATTATtcagtgtgtatttttttttgtttgtttttggttcacaactgctcttcgctcagaaattactcctagtaaagaccatatggaataccagggattgatcctggtcaggtgcatgcaagacaaatgccttaccttctgtattatctttgAGTGTGTATtttaagttaaagagaaatatactttttaataagGTGCTAGACTCCCATAGTTGATTTCTTCACATCAGTATTGGTTTCATtttaactttgtatttttattcgAATTAAATTTGACTTTAGGGTCATAAAACATCAATTTAAAGTTAAAACCTAGAAGGCTAGATGTTTTCCTGTTGATACTAAGGCTGAccactatattttaatataggaCACAATTGCTATGTTTGTAACAAAGTTGTTACTAAAAGAATTATTGGTACTAAACTTTATATTTGAAATACTGTTTTTTAAAGAACATCTTTCTATTTTCATGGAGTGACTTTAAGGGTATTTTTTGTtggaatttattgatttttaatttttagatcatGCTATTTTAGTTGCTATTTAAACTTGATTACATTTTTTGTGAAATCCTAAAGCTAGCAAGTAGTTttaagttttgaatatttttttgtagAAGCAGTGAGTAAAatgtttcctgttttattttactcACCCCTCATGTttttactcacttttttttttttaagttcacctATATGTATCTCAGAAATAGATGTTAAACGGTTggagttaagaaaaaaatgtctctCAGTCCACCCCAATTTCTTGAAGTACgggaagaaaataattcaaagctTGTGGAAAAACAACAGTCTCAAACTAGTTCTGCAGTTTTAGAAAATCCTCTTCAAAACTTATGCTTGGCATCACAAGAAGTTCTTCAAAAAGCTCAGCAAAGTGGAAGATCAAAATGTCTCAAGTGTGGCGGTTCAAGAATGTTCTACTGCTATACATGTTATGTTCCTGTTGAAAATGTACCCATGGAACAGATGCCACTTGTGAAGGTTAGTAGGAAATACAATgatttgaaagtaaaaaaaaaaatagggccagagtggtggcgcagcagtagggtatttgctttgcaagtgcctGACTCAGAATGGACCCATGGCTTGTTTCCCAgtatcccctaagccaggagcgatttctgagcacatagccaggagtaatccctgagcttcactgagtgtggcccaaaaacaaacaaaacaaaacaaaaaaagattttaaagaagCCTCATATACTTTGATAGAAGTGGTAAGTTTGAAATTAtatcattgtaaaaataaattacattagcAGAAACCTTAATCCTGTAGATGGCTACACTTGTTTTTCTCATCTTTGGAAAGAGACATATAGTACCAGAACACTTGGTACTGTAAGAGAGAGATTTCTAGATTTCTTAAAGGTACCTACAAAATTATCCCATGTTCTAATTCactctttgagaaaatatttcttaaagaaaCTAGGTGTGATTTCTTTTAGCATTGCAATTCTTTGACTTAGCTCCACTCTATGTGTGGAGATATCAATATCAATGaccagaactaaaaaaaaaaaaaagctaggacATATTTGATAGGTATGCAACACTTCTAGTTATTGCtatccaataaaattaaaaactttataggaatttcaaaaaatatttttgctgagATACAGAAATATGAGAACTTAGACTCAGTGCTGTATGATTTACATACTTTAAAAACAGATTCTGTGTTAAATGAGTTGGAAGTGATTGTCTCATTATCGGATTAACAATATCAAGGGAAAAATTTGAATGTGTTTTGCAATTATAACCATTGTTGGTATTTTGGTCATAAAAAAGTGTGGCTTTCAAATGCAGAGTATATATTCAGACCGTGTTATCTTGTtgttttaactttaaatattgttttaacataaaaattagaatattaatattttgttcataGCTTCCATTGAAGATTGATATCATTAAACATCCAAATGAAACAGATGGCAAAAGTACTGCTGTACATGCAAAACTCTTAGCACCtgaatttgtaaatatttacacATATCCTTGTATCCCAGAATATGAAGAAAAGGACCATGAAGTAAGtagctttttacattattttataactctttacatagaatataaaaatgactTCAAACTCTTTTGTATTTCTGAACCTTAGATTTTTTCTTAATGATATCAGGTTGTCTATATACAAGAACCTGTACTAGCGCTCCAGCTcatacataaaaaaatatttttcagggccagtgaggtagcgctagaggaaaagtgtctgccttgcaagcggaaggaccgcggttcgatcccccggcatcccatatggtccccccaagccaggggcaatttctgagcgcttagccaggagtaacccttgagcgtcaactgggtgtggcccgaaaaaccaaaaaaaaatttttttttcatattaaaattgtACATGCTTGTTAAAGAAAATTTTggaaatagagaaaatagaagGCTAAAATACCTGATTCTACcaacattttcttatatttttgtgcataataaatattttacctggtatcatttttttaatgaaatgttaAGATATCAGACTTTAACATGCTGCCAtaatatatgaaattatttttcttatttcttttggattttgagccacacccagctatgttacAGTCACTTACTAGATAtatgtggggaaccatatgtggtgctggggatcaaaccgaggatTGCCAAACAACCTAACTATATCATCGTTCCAACCACTCatttataacttttgttttttgggtcacacccagcagtactcaggggttactcctggctctacactcagaaatcgctcctggaaggctcagggaaccatatgggatgccgggattcaaaccaccgtcattctgcatgcaaggcaaatgccccacccctatgctatttctccagccccctttataACTTTTGAAAGTAAAATTTCTAGTTTTACATTTTCActattttaacaaataatttagaatattttgattatgtgtacatattttatattcacaAGTGAAATTATGTCACCAAAGGATATGAATGTCCAGGACTCTTGATTTGAATTATCAAATTGCCTCCAGGAGTTATACTACTTAAATCTACTATCAGTAATGGTATATTGAAGGCACATCACAAATTTGTTCATTAGCATtgactatattattttcttttttttatttttattttatgtttctttttcttattttatagttaaaactTGTATTAATTGGATATTTTTCCATGGTTCTTTTAtaaagtacatgctttgcctTTTATCTAGGTATTAGTTTTGTGTTCTTTATTCAAGATCCAAATCTATCGATGGGTGAATACTTATGTCTTTAATAAAGCATATATGATTATAAGTTTCCAGAGAAGAACCAAACACTTCACATATGTATTAAAGAAGCACTTGCAGTAGAACCTAATTCTTATTTTGCAGATATTCagcacattttatttcttatagttgTAAGTTATTCTAAGTCTTCACTTTGAAGATCATAATAACTTagtacttacattttttttcttcaggttgCACTTGTTTTTCCTGGGCCTAAGTCGGtctcaataaaagaaatttctttccaTCTGCAAAAAAGGATTCAAACTAATATTGGATGCCAAAATGATGATCCTGACAGACCATCTGTTAAACGCAAGAGAACTGAAGACCAGGATTTTAATGACAGCAAGTACAAAGGTGCACCACtgaaaaaagttatatttatagATAGCACCTggaaccaaacaaataaaatatttactgatgAGAGACTTCAAGGTAAGAGGGAAAATATGTTTGTTATTTCCATTGTTCTTTTTTCCACAGATCTTTCCCCCTTCAGGTTCTGAGGATTTTCCtgtttacttttttatgttttaattatttttagatttttaaaattactttaaacactgtTGTTACAGGGTTGTTcagattagttgtttttttttccccacagttacacagttgttcatgattaagttttattCAACACAGTGTATAACATCtttgtacatttcctgccaccaatgtgtcAGTTTCAATTTTAGATGTATTGAAGAGGagttagaatgatagtacaagaggttggatgcttgtcttgcaaccTGACTTTGTTTAATTCCCTGTACCACATATGTCTTCGT from the Suncus etruscus isolate mSunEtr1 chromosome 10, mSunEtr1.pri.cur, whole genome shotgun sequence genome contains:
- the DTWD1 gene encoding tRNA-uridine aminocarboxypropyltransferase 1; its protein translation is MSLSPPQFLEVREENNSKLVEKQQSQTSSAVLENPLQNLCLASQEVLQKAQQSGRSKCLKCGGSRMFYCYTCYVPVENVPMEQMPLVKLPLKIDIIKHPNETDGKSTAVHAKLLAPEFVNIYTYPCIPEYEEKDHEVALVFPGPKSVSIKEISFHLQKRIQTNIGCQNDDPDRPSVKRKRTEDQDFNDSKYKGAPLKKVIFIDSTWNQTNKIFTDERLQGLLQVELKTRKTCFWRHQKGKPDTFLSTIEAIYYFLVDYHTEILKENYKGQYDNLLFFYSFMYQLIKSAKGSGDRETRKFIH